The Thiorhodovibrio litoralis genome includes a window with the following:
- a CDS encoding TRAP transporter large permease, which translates to MTTVALFLLLFGCLLIGMPIALALGFSSIVTILLFSSDSLASIALKLLESLSAHYTLLAIPFFILSSQFLSTGGVAKRLIRFAVAAVGHIRGGLAMASVLACMLFAAVSGSSPATVAAIGSIVIVGMVKSGYPKSFAAGVITNAGTLGILIPPSIVMLVYAAATEVSAARMFMAGFVPGLMMGLILMIAIYIVARIKDLPAQPWPGFREALSSGFSASGGILLIVIVLGSIYGGIASPTEAAAVSAVYAFWVAVIGYRDMGPLKGIPWRQAGEGVGRMLWRNSYQVTLAFPRCVRDPEVRKVVMDAARVSIMLLFIIANAMLFAHVLTTERIPHQIAETIVAWGLAPWMFLIVVNILLLMAGNFMEPSAILLIMAPILFPIAVELGIDPIHLGIIMVVNMEIGMLTPPVGLNLFVTAGITGESIGWVIRSVLPWMLLLLGFLLLITYVPQISLFLPEYLDQLQGYR; encoded by the coding sequence ATGACCACGGTTGCACTTTTTCTGCTGCTGTTCGGTTGCCTGCTGATCGGCATGCCGATCGCCTTGGCGCTGGGCTTCTCGAGCATTGTCACCATCCTTCTGTTCTCGAGCGATTCGCTGGCGTCGATTGCGCTCAAGCTGTTGGAGTCCCTGTCGGCGCACTACACCCTGCTGGCTATCCCGTTTTTTATTCTCTCCTCGCAGTTTCTGTCCACTGGTGGCGTGGCCAAGCGGTTGATCCGCTTTGCCGTGGCGGCGGTCGGGCATATTCGCGGGGGCCTGGCGATGGCCTCGGTGCTGGCCTGCATGCTCTTTGCCGCAGTGTCGGGCTCTTCTCCAGCCACGGTCGCTGCCATTGGCAGCATTGTGATCGTCGGCATGGTGAAATCCGGTTATCCCAAGAGCTTTGCTGCGGGGGTCATCACCAATGCCGGCACGCTGGGGATTCTGATCCCGCCCTCCATCGTGATGCTGGTTTATGCGGCGGCGACTGAAGTCTCTGCCGCGCGCATGTTCATGGCCGGCTTTGTCCCTGGTCTGATGATGGGCCTTATTTTGATGATTGCGATTTACATTGTCGCGCGCATCAAAGACTTGCCGGCGCAGCCATGGCCTGGGTTCAGAGAGGCATTGTCCTCCGGCTTTAGCGCCTCGGGCGGTATTTTGCTGATTGTGATTGTGCTCGGGTCGATCTACGGCGGCATCGCGAGCCCGACCGAAGCCGCCGCGGTTTCTGCGGTCTATGCTTTTTGGGTGGCGGTGATTGGCTATCGCGATATGGGGCCGCTCAAGGGTATCCCTTGGCGGCAGGCGGGCGAAGGTGTGGGCCGCATGCTGTGGCGCAACAGCTATCAGGTCACGTTAGCCTTCCCGCGCTGCGTGCGCGATCCGGAAGTGCGCAAGGTGGTGATGGACGCCGCCCGCGTCAGCATCATGCTGCTGTTCATCATTGCCAATGCCATGCTGTTTGCCCATGTGCTGACAACTGAGCGCATTCCGCATCAGATCGCCGAGACCATCGTCGCCTGGGGGCTGGCACCCTGGATGTTCCTGATCGTGGTGAACATTCTGTTGCTGATGGCGGGCAACTTCATGGAACCATCCGCTATTTTGCTGATCATGGCGCCCATTTTGTTCCCCATCGCGGTGGAACTGGGCATTGACCCCATTCATCTCGGCATCATCATGGTGGTGAACATGGAGATTGGCATGCTGACCCCGCCAGTCGGGCTCAATCTGTTCGTCACCGCCGGCATCACCGGCGAGTCCATCGGCTGGGTGATCCGCTCGGTGCTGCCCTGGATGCTGCTCCTGCTCGGCTTCCTGCTGCTGATCACCTATGTGCCGCAGATTTCGCTGTTCCTTCCCGAGTACCTCGACCAGTTGCAGGGGTATCGATGA
- a CDS encoding acyl-[ACP]--phospholipid O-acyltransferase, with translation MGRLFRIGGFFSYVVMIFLNAFVDLGHKIIIQNTLFKTYDGDTQIALTAIVNALILLPFVLLFTPSGFIADRFAKQKVMRISAWVAVGCTLAITLFYYMGWFVAAFAMTFLLAAQSAFYSPAKYGYIKELVGKEALAEANGWVQATTTTAILAGIFFFSILFEGRLAGQTHADPGAVMHLIAPLGWVLVACSLAELFMAYRLPQKATGNALGFDWGAYLGGRYLRDNLGAAWGNQVIWLSIVGLAVFWSISQVVLAVFPAFAKETLGETNTVVIQGLLACSGIGIILGSYLAGRVSRHHIETALIPIGAIGIAVSLYLLPGLNSALAHGLNFFALGFLGGLFLVPLNALIQFNAGEHGLGRVLAANNFVQNLAMLAFLGLTVAAAYLQLGSLVLLLGLAVVATLGAVYTIYQLPQSLVRFLIARVIETRYRLHVIGLKNLPAQGGVLLLGNHVSWIDWAMVQMASPRPVHFVMERNLYERWYLRRFLDFFGVVPISRGASRQAIAAVSDLLDAGEVVCLFPEGTLSKTGQLNEFKRGFERAAGAAQHGVILPFYQRGLWGSAFSYASTKLKSDRREGRTHEVVVAFGTPLPLTATAEQVKQAVFELSVTSWRSYVESFEPLPMTWLRAAKRELGATAIIDSTDARLSNRRVITAVMLFAARIRRLGSEPALGILLPASSAGAIANLAALVAGRTVVNLNYTASQEALRAAAEQAGIADVITAERFLRKLGQRGIDPRAAMPGVRFHALEDMRAGIGKLSALGMLVLASLLPARALLALFGRVTSADSTAAILFSSGSEGRPKGIELTHRNIRANARQIADVLNTERSDVVLSNLPLFHAFGLTATTFMPLLEGVPMVCHPDPTDAVGSAKAIARYRVTVLCSTSTFLRLYTRNKRIHPLMLQSLRVVVAGAERLSPDVRDAFELKFHRSIYEGYGATETTPVASVNVPDAIDTGSWKIQTGARPGTVGLPLPGTSFRVVDPQTLEPLPPGEDGLILIGGVQVMKGYLADPEKTAAAVVELDGLRWYKTGDKGHLDTDGFLTIVDRYSRFAKLGGEMISLSAVEEQVRRALGQAELELVAINLPDERKGERILLLVAEDIDTEALRGELLKAGVNPLAIPSEILRVEAIPKLGSGKTDFGAARRLALAA, from the coding sequence ATGGGTCGCTTATTTCGCATTGGTGGCTTTTTTTCTTATGTGGTGATGATCTTCCTGAATGCCTTTGTCGATCTCGGGCATAAGATCATCATTCAAAACACCCTGTTCAAGACCTACGACGGGGATACGCAGATTGCGCTGACGGCCATTGTCAATGCGCTTATTCTGCTGCCTTTTGTGCTGTTATTTACGCCCTCTGGCTTCATCGCGGACCGCTTCGCGAAGCAGAAGGTGATGCGCATCAGTGCCTGGGTGGCGGTGGGCTGCACCCTGGCGATCACGCTGTTTTATTACATGGGCTGGTTTGTCGCCGCTTTTGCGATGACCTTTCTGCTCGCGGCCCAGAGTGCTTTTTACTCGCCGGCCAAGTACGGTTATATCAAAGAGTTGGTGGGCAAGGAGGCGCTGGCCGAGGCCAATGGCTGGGTGCAGGCGACCACCACCACGGCGATTCTTGCCGGTATTTTTTTCTTTTCCATCCTGTTTGAGGGGCGGCTCGCTGGGCAGACGCATGCCGATCCCGGCGCGGTGATGCATCTGATCGCACCGCTCGGCTGGGTGCTTGTGGCCTGCTCACTGGCCGAGCTCTTCATGGCCTACCGGTTGCCGCAAAAGGCCACGGGCAATGCGCTTGGGTTCGACTGGGGTGCCTATCTCGGCGGGCGCTATCTGCGCGACAATCTGGGCGCGGCCTGGGGCAATCAGGTCATCTGGCTGTCGATTGTCGGCCTGGCGGTGTTTTGGTCGATCTCCCAGGTGGTGTTGGCGGTGTTTCCGGCCTTTGCCAAGGAGACGCTGGGGGAGACCAATACGGTGGTGATCCAGGGGCTGCTGGCTTGCTCCGGGATTGGCATTATCCTCGGCTCCTATCTGGCCGGGCGGGTATCGCGCCATCATATCGAGACCGCGCTCATCCCCATCGGCGCCATTGGCATCGCAGTGTCGCTCTATCTGCTGCCGGGGCTGAACTCGGCGCTGGCCCATGGGCTGAATTTCTTCGCGCTCGGTTTTCTTGGCGGGCTTTTCCTGGTGCCGCTCAATGCGCTCATTCAGTTCAACGCCGGCGAGCACGGGCTTGGGCGGGTGCTGGCGGCGAATAATTTCGTGCAGAACCTGGCGATGCTCGCGTTTCTCGGCCTCACGGTCGCCGCGGCTTATCTGCAACTCGGCAGTCTGGTGCTTCTGCTGGGGCTGGCCGTGGTCGCGACCCTTGGCGCCGTCTACACCATTTATCAGCTGCCGCAGTCTCTGGTGCGCTTCCTGATCGCGCGTGTGATCGAGACCCGCTACCGGCTCCATGTGATCGGCCTGAAGAATCTCCCGGCGCAGGGCGGGGTGCTGTTGCTAGGCAACCATGTGAGCTGGATCGACTGGGCCATGGTGCAGATGGCCAGTCCGCGCCCGGTGCATTTCGTGATGGAGCGCAACCTCTATGAGCGCTGGTATCTGCGCCGGTTTCTGGATTTCTTCGGCGTGGTGCCGATCTCGCGCGGGGCCAGCCGCCAGGCGATCGCGGCGGTGAGCGATCTGCTCGACGCGGGCGAGGTGGTCTGCCTGTTCCCGGAGGGGACACTGAGCAAGACCGGGCAACTCAATGAGTTCAAGCGCGGCTTTGAGCGCGCGGCTGGGGCCGCGCAGCATGGGGTCATCCTGCCGTTCTATCAGCGCGGGCTCTGGGGCAGTGCGTTCTCCTATGCCAGCACTAAGCTGAAGTCCGATCGCCGCGAGGGACGCACGCACGAGGTTGTTGTCGCCTTCGGCACACCGTTGCCGCTGACCGCCACGGCGGAGCAGGTGAAGCAGGCGGTGTTTGAGCTGTCGGTGACCTCCTGGCGCAGTTATGTCGAGAGCTTCGAACCGCTTCCGATGACATGGCTGCGGGCGGCAAAGCGCGAGCTGGGCGCGACGGCCATCATCGACTCGACCGATGCGCGTCTGTCCAACCGGCGGGTGATCACCGCGGTGATGCTTTTTGCGGCGCGCATCCGGCGCTTGGGATCGGAGCCCGCGCTGGGGATTCTGCTGCCGGCGAGCAGTGCCGGGGCCATCGCGAATCTGGCCGCGCTGGTGGCGGGCAGAACTGTCGTCAATCTCAACTACACCGCGAGCCAGGAGGCGCTGCGGGCAGCCGCCGAGCAGGCCGGCATCGCGGATGTGATCACCGCGGAGCGCTTCCTGCGCAAGCTCGGGCAGCGCGGCATTGACCCGCGCGCGGCCATGCCGGGTGTGCGTTTCCATGCGCTTGAGGACATGCGCGCCGGGATTGGCAAGCTCTCGGCACTCGGCATGCTGGTGCTTGCCAGTCTGCTGCCGGCGCGGGCGTTGCTCGCGCTCTTTGGCCGCGTGACCTCTGCGGACAGCACTGCGGCGATTCTCTTTTCAAGTGGCAGTGAGGGGCGGCCGAAAGGCATTGAACTCACCCACCGGAACATTCGCGCCAACGCGCGCCAGATTGCCGATGTGCTCAACACCGAGCGCAGCGATGTGGTGCTGTCCAATCTGCCGCTGTTCCACGCCTTCGGGCTGACCGCGACCACCTTCATGCCGCTGCTTGAGGGCGTGCCCATGGTCTGCCATCCCGACCCGACCGATGCGGTCGGCAGTGCCAAGGCCATCGCGCGCTACCGGGTCACCGTGCTGTGCAGCACCTCGACCTTTCTGCGGCTATACACCCGCAACAAGCGCATTCATCCGCTGATGCTCCAATCCCTGCGCGTGGTGGTCGCCGGTGCCGAGCGGCTGAGCCCGGATGTGCGCGATGCCTTCGAGCTCAAATTCCACCGATCCATCTACGAGGGCTATGGCGCCACCGAGACCACCCCGGTAGCCAGCGTGAATGTGCCGGATGCGATCGACACCGGCAGTTGGAAGATTCAGACCGGCGCGCGCCCGGGGACCGTTGGTCTGCCGTTGCCCGGCACCAGCTTCCGGGTGGTTGATCCGCAGACACTCGAGCCGCTGCCGCCGGGCGAGGACGGTCTGATTCTGATCGGCGGCGTGCAGGTGATGAAGGGCTATCTCGCCGATCCGGAGAAAACCGCCGCGGCTGTGGTTGAGCTTGACGGCTTGCGCTGGTACAAGACCGGCGACAAAGGCCACCTGGATACCGACGGCTTCCTGACCATTGTCGATCGCTACTCGCGCTTTGCGAAACTGGGCGGGGAGATGATCAGCCTGAGCGCGGTGGAGGAGCAGGTGCGCCGCGCGCTCGGACAGGCCGAGCTCGAACTGGTGGCCATCAATCTGCCCGATGAGCGCAAGGGCGAGCGCATTCTGCTGCTGGTAGCTGAGGACATCGACACTGAGGCCCTGCGCGGCGAGCTGCTCAAGGCGGGTGTGAATCCGCTGGCGATCCCGTCCGAGATCCTGCGGGTTGAGGCCATCCCCAAGCTGGGCAGCGGCAAGACAGATTTCGGTGCCGCACGGCGGCTGGCGCTGGCCGCCTGA
- a CDS encoding BrxE family protein, with amino-acid sequence MTSSLPSAIAELRLLVGFLGEKSQHHWWPSSFLAPTSEAFLLPVFPRTTLLAQYHGACEAARLRHDEHVGIGRHYHLYRLPEALEQSMAEAVAAPDFASRVKPRLTSVDSALARLAEWAKSAAATPADAAPKTAKPNSERSEGPVLLGHFDSDQLTALMQRCAGHYQDALVAGYQCFPYLKAS; translated from the coding sequence ATGACCAGCAGCCTCCCGTCGGCAATCGCCGAACTCCGCCTTCTTGTCGGCTTTCTTGGCGAGAAATCCCAGCATCACTGGTGGCCTAGCAGTTTTCTGGCACCCACCAGCGAGGCATTCCTGCTGCCGGTTTTCCCACGCACCACCTTGCTGGCTCAGTATCACGGGGCTTGCGAGGCCGCCCGTCTCCGCCACGACGAGCACGTCGGCATCGGTCGTCATTACCATCTTTACCGTCTGCCAGAAGCGCTGGAGCAATCAATGGCCGAGGCGGTCGCCGCCCCCGACTTCGCCTCTCGCGTTAAGCCACGGCTGACATCAGTCGACTCCGCCCTTGCGCGACTGGCTGAATGGGCGAAATCAGCGGCTGCCACGCCAGCGGACGCCGCGCCAAAGACTGCCAAGCCAAACTCGGAACGCTCTGAAGGCCCGGTCCTGCTGGGCCACTTCGATAGCGACCAACTCACCGCGCTGATGCAGCGCTGCGCGGGACACTACCAAGACGCATTAGTCGCCGGTTATCAGTGCTTTCCCTATCTAAAAGCCAGTTGA
- a CDS encoding BREX protein BrxB domain-containing protein yields MHRIKAGRDFAHASFEPIFYLVFSPQALLEVKRQTPAWEARLANDGWEVQRFSIAEAIRAILDEQPEFIRDLWQRQDAKAPLDWTKTNNALTGAITKNAALASRLEQQLERMEGNTNAILLVTDLEALHPYLRIGSIEGHLLGRFNVPTIFFYPGVRTGKTRLKFLGFYPEDGNYRSVHVGG; encoded by the coding sequence ATGCATCGCATCAAAGCCGGCCGCGACTTTGCCCATGCGAGCTTCGAGCCGATCTTCTACCTGGTGTTCTCGCCCCAGGCCCTGCTTGAAGTCAAGCGGCAGACGCCGGCCTGGGAGGCCCGGCTCGCCAATGATGGCTGGGAGGTCCAGCGCTTTTCCATCGCCGAGGCCATTCGAGCGATTCTGGACGAACAACCGGAATTCATCCGCGACCTGTGGCAACGCCAGGATGCCAAGGCGCCCTTGGACTGGACCAAGACCAACAACGCATTGACCGGCGCCATCACCAAGAATGCCGCTCTGGCATCCCGGCTGGAACAACAGCTCGAGCGCATGGAAGGCAACACCAACGCCATTTTGCTGGTCACGGACCTCGAAGCCCTGCACCCCTATCTGCGCATTGGCTCCATCGAGGGACATCTGCTCGGCCGCTTCAACGTCCCGACCATTTTTTTCTATCCCGGCGTGCGCACCGGCAAGACGCGGCTGAAATTCCTCGGCTTTTATCCAGAAGACGGCAACTATCGCTCAGTGCACGTTGGCGGCTAA
- a CDS encoding BrxA family protein translates to MPETPGFYTTQLQAGLGMVEETRLLLGLYQPGMNSAQLCDAALGSGQFPLVSARRLRNIVAECFAPRYLKHEAAVHLKPLAEVLPTRELVQFLLVFTAQANRILADFIRDIYWPSYSAGRPGINKTEATDFVKNAVRDGKTRTPWSESTVRRVSGYLLGCCADFGLVSAGRSSTRHIQAVRIQPMTVLFFAYHLHFSALSDHAVLSHDLWGLFGLEPADVREEFKRLASNGWWIIQSAAGSTRLTWPLPNMEEVTRVIAAPVSNQG, encoded by the coding sequence ATGCCCGAGACCCCAGGCTTTTATACCACCCAACTCCAGGCTGGCCTGGGCATGGTGGAGGAGACCCGATTATTGCTAGGCCTCTATCAGCCCGGCATGAACAGCGCGCAGCTCTGCGACGCGGCGCTCGGTTCCGGCCAATTTCCGCTGGTGTCAGCCCGACGATTAAGAAACATCGTGGCCGAATGTTTCGCCCCGAGGTATCTGAAACATGAGGCCGCGGTTCACCTCAAGCCGCTTGCCGAGGTGCTGCCCACCCGCGAACTGGTGCAATTTCTGCTGGTGTTTACCGCCCAGGCCAATCGGATTCTGGCCGACTTTATTCGCGACATCTACTGGCCCAGCTACAGCGCGGGCCGACCTGGCATCAACAAAACCGAGGCCACGGATTTTGTAAAGAACGCCGTCCGCGACGGCAAAACCCGAACACCCTGGTCGGAATCCACCGTGCGCCGGGTCTCGGGCTACTTGCTCGGCTGTTGCGCAGATTTTGGTCTGGTCTCCGCTGGACGTTCGTCAACCAGGCACATCCAAGCGGTGCGCATTCAACCGATGACTGTGCTGTTTTTTGCCTATCATCTGCACTTTTCGGCGCTGAGCGACCATGCCGTGCTGAGCCATGATCTTTGGGGTTTATTCGGGCTTGAGCCCGCTGATGTCCGGGAAGAATTCAAGCGCCTGGCCAGCAACGGCTGGTGGATTATTCAGTCCGCCGCCGGCAGCACGCGCTTGACCTGGCCACTGCCAAACATGGAGGAGGTAACGCGTGTCATCGCCGCCCCTGTCAGCAATCAAGGCTGA
- a CDS encoding TRAP transporter substrate-binding protein produces the protein MNTRTLLHADRSGGRGLSAARILAFMVGAAMVFSAFIASAADDPIVIKFAHVVAENTPKGKMANKFKALVEEKLGDQVVVEVYPNSQLFGDDKVLEAMLLGDVQMAAPALSKFSRYTDVLALYDLPFLFQDLDAVDRFQQSEDGQAMLSAMSDKGLLGLGYLHNGMKQLSASTPLRVPEDASGLKFRIMASEVLEMQFKAVDAAPIKKPFSEVFTLLQTKAIDGQENTWSNIYSKKFYEVQPYITESNHGLLDYMVVTSDEFWSGLPDDVREQVKAALDEALVYGNQIARDKAVEDKQKIAESGRSEIIELTPKERAQWVEVMKPVWGQFEEEIGAELIEEAYSANQAD, from the coding sequence ATGAACACACGAACCCTTTTACACGCCGACCGCTCAGGCGGTCGCGGGCTTTCCGCAGCGCGCATTTTGGCCTTCATGGTCGGCGCCGCAATGGTGTTTAGTGCTTTCATCGCGAGCGCCGCGGACGACCCCATCGTGATCAAGTTTGCCCATGTGGTGGCGGAGAATACGCCCAAGGGAAAAATGGCCAATAAGTTCAAGGCGCTGGTGGAGGAAAAGCTCGGCGATCAAGTGGTGGTTGAGGTCTATCCGAACTCCCAGTTGTTCGGTGATGACAAGGTGCTCGAGGCGATGTTGCTCGGAGACGTGCAGATGGCCGCTCCGGCGCTGTCGAAGTTCAGCCGCTACACCGACGTGCTGGCGCTCTATGATCTGCCTTTCTTGTTCCAGGATCTGGACGCGGTTGATCGCTTTCAGCAGAGCGAGGATGGCCAAGCCATGCTCTCGGCGATGTCAGACAAGGGGCTGCTCGGCCTTGGCTATCTGCACAATGGTATGAAGCAACTCTCGGCCAGCACGCCGTTGCGGGTGCCGGAGGATGCGTCGGGGCTGAAGTTCCGCATCATGGCCTCCGAAGTGCTCGAAATGCAGTTCAAGGCCGTTGATGCCGCGCCCATTAAAAAGCCCTTCTCTGAGGTCTTTACCCTGTTGCAGACCAAGGCCATCGACGGACAGGAAAATACCTGGTCGAACATCTACTCCAAGAAATTCTACGAGGTTCAACCCTATATCACCGAGTCCAACCACGGGCTGCTTGACTATATGGTGGTGACTTCCGATGAGTTCTGGAGTGGCTTGCCGGATGATGTGCGCGAGCAGGTCAAGGCTGCGCTCGACGAGGCCCTGGTCTACGGCAACCAGATCGCGCGTGACAAGGCGGTGGAAGACAAGCAGAAAATCGCCGAGTCTGGTCGCTCCGAGATCATCGAGCTGACACCAAAGGAACGTGCTCAGTGGGTGGAGGTGATGAAGCCCGTCTGGGGCCAGTTTGAGGAAGAAATTGGTGCCGAGTTGATCGAAGAGGCTTATAGCGCGAATCAGGCTGACTGA
- a CDS encoding TRAP transporter small permease: protein MTMTLLVFFEVVLRYGFSTGLTWGQEGTLYLSAWFVLFGVSYGLKVGAHIAVDFFVRLLPPLAQRLLSLVAVTLALVYCGLFIYGGWIYLAKMQKIGIELEDIPVPTWVADGILVVGFGMLSVRLLILFWKIARGETTGFGHHDEAEDSLELAAAIRNQVSQKQAGQHQAGQNQVAGQGA, encoded by the coding sequence GTGACCATGACGTTGCTGGTGTTCTTCGAGGTGGTGCTGCGCTACGGCTTCAGTACCGGCTTGACTTGGGGCCAGGAGGGCACGCTCTATCTCTCGGCTTGGTTCGTGCTTTTTGGGGTGTCCTATGGGCTCAAGGTGGGTGCGCATATTGCAGTAGATTTTTTTGTGCGTCTGCTGCCGCCGCTGGCGCAACGCCTCTTGAGCCTGGTTGCCGTGACTCTGGCACTGGTTTACTGCGGACTGTTCATCTACGGTGGCTGGATCTATCTGGCCAAGATGCAAAAAATAGGCATTGAGCTCGAAGACATCCCGGTACCAACCTGGGTGGCGGATGGCATTCTGGTGGTCGGATTTGGCATGTTGTCCGTGCGGCTGCTGATACTGTTCTGGAAGATCGCGCGCGGCGAGACAACTGGTTTTGGTCATCATGACGAGGCCGAGGACAGCCTGGAACTGGCTGCGGCGATCCGGAATCAGGTGAGCCAGAAACAAGCGGGCCAGCATCAAGCAGGCCAGAATCAAGTGGCAGGGCAGGGCGCATGA